GATATCATAACAAACTCCATAACATTTCTCGAAATCCCTGCACCTGTGTCTATAAGCACAATATCAAAAGAACTGTTTATCAGCTGGGCACACTCAATTAATCTCATAAGTTTTTCCTCATCTAAATTTGCAAGGTCAACTATTCCGGACCCGCCCGATATAAACTTTATACCCAGCGGTCCTTCTTCAACAATTGAAAATATATCTTTCTTTCCCTCCAATACATCTTTTACGTTAAATTTCGGAGATGTCCCCAGCAACACCTCAACGTTTGAAAGTCCCAGGTCTGCGTCAATTATGAGCACTCTCTTGCCTATCTTTTTTAGCGCAATTGCCAGGTTCACAGTAAGATTTGTCTTGCCAACCCCACCTTTACCACTTGTAATTGACACAACTTTTGATGACATATCCTGATAACCGGCAATACCTGCGTTAATTTCAGTTTTCCTCACAAGATTCCTTAAACCCTGTGCCTGGTCTCTCATAAAATCTTACTCCCTATAATGAGTTTTGCATATTGTTCAGGATTAAACTGTTCAATATCATCAGGTACGTTCTGACCAGTTGTTATATACGCAATTGGCTTTTGTGTAAAATAGCGTATATTTAATATATTTCCATAAGTTGATACCTCGTCTACCTTGGTAATAATAACCTTGTAATTGTCCAAAAAAGAATAGGTATTCACCACCTCTTTAAACACTGATGGCTGGGTTGTGGCACTAAGAAGCAAAAATATCTCATCAGGATTTGCCTTGGCTACATATGCTTTGAGCTCGTCCATGTGTTCCTGGTTTTTGTGACTCCTTCCCGCAGTGTCAACAAGAACCACATCTGAATCAGCCAAACTTTCAATTATTCCATCGTATTCATCAACCTCATACCACACCTTTGTCTTGATATTCATAATCTCGGCATAAGTCTTCAGCTGCTCAACTGCAGCAATTCTGTATGTATCTGCTGTGATAAAACCTACCTTTTTCCCATTTTCAAACATGAGCTTAGCAGCAATTTTAGCAATTGTGGTTGTCTTGCCAACACCCGTGGGACCAACAAAAAAAACAATCCTGGGAAACTTTGAATCAAAAGAAAGTGGTGCTGCGCTGCCCAGCATATTTTTTATTTCTCTGTACATGCTATTTACAATAGTGTTAATTGAACCATCCCCGCTGACATTTGAAAGTAATATATCAACAATTTCGTTCTCCACACCGTTTTTTATGAGGTTTTCTCTCATTACATCAAGAAAATTCTTTCTTGATGCTTCTTTTGTTTGTTGACTCTCTTCCTGCTCTTTTTTTATAACTTCCTTTAAAGCTTTTTCAAGAGAATCAATCTTTTTCTCAAGCTCTTTTATCTGGGTCATCTGCAGACTCAAAGCCAAGCTCTCCTGCCTCAAACCATCTTCATCTTTTTTGACTATCTTCTCATCTTCGCATGCCGCTGTAACTTCTATCAACGGTTTTTTGAAAAAACCAAGCAAACCTTTTTGCCTTACCTTTTTGGTCGAAAGTATTATCGCATCCTTGCCCAAATCTGCTTTTATTCTTATCAACGCCTCCTGCATATCATGTGCTAAATACCTCTTGATCCTCATCTTTAAACTTCCACCATCCCAACTGTTTTAATCTGCACACCGGACAGTATCTCGTTGTAGGAAAGCACCACCACGTCAGGGAAGATGTTTTCAATAAGCCTTCTGAAATATAATCTCACTATCGGCGAACAAATGACTATTGGCTGAGCTGACACACTCACCAGTTTTTCCAAAATATTGCTAAGGTTGTTTATAAGCTTTTGGATATAATCAGGCGGGAGATTTAGAAAACTTCCCTGTTCAGTCTTTTGAATAGAATTCATTATCTTCTCTTCAACCTCAGGCGAAAGAGTAATCGCTTCAAGCACATCGCCAGAGACATACTTTTTGGTGATGTACCTTGCCATTGCTTGTCGTACATATTCTGTTAAGATATCGGTATCTTTTGTTGTCGGTGCCCAGTCAGCAAGCGTTTCTAATATGGTAACCATATCTCTTATAGAAATCCTCTCTTTTAAAAGGTTTGCCAAAACCTTCTGCACTTCCCCTACCGTCATAAGCTTTGGAATGAGCTCATCAACCACAACAGGATTTACTTCCTTGACATTATCAATTAACTTTTGCACATCCTGTCGTGTCA
The DNA window shown above is from Caldicellulosiruptor owensensis OL and carries:
- a CDS encoding MinD/ParA family protein codes for the protein MRDQAQGLRNLVRKTEINAGIAGYQDMSSKVVSITSGKGGVGKTNLTVNLAIALKKIGKRVLIIDADLGLSNVEVLLGTSPKFNVKDVLEGKKDIFSIVEEGPLGIKFISGGSGIVDLANLDEEKLMRLIECAQLINSSFDIVLIDTGAGISRNVMEFVMISDEVIVITTPEPTSITDAYAIIKAIISRNFDHKINLLINRVNGVKEAEEIYFRLNNVVKRFLQREVEYIGYIEENSIVSKSVIKQVPFMISYEKSNISRQVENVAKKLVMSSKIVEEKDRGGFSRLIDSIIKKLREQ
- the flhF gene encoding flagellar biosynthesis protein FlhF gives rise to the protein MRIKRYLAHDMQEALIRIKADLGKDAIILSTKKVRQKGLLGFFKKPLIEVTAACEDEKIVKKDEDGLRQESLALSLQMTQIKELEKKIDSLEKALKEVIKKEQEESQQTKEASRKNFLDVMRENLIKNGVENEIVDILLSNVSGDGSINTIVNSMYREIKNMLGSAAPLSFDSKFPRIVFFVGPTGVGKTTTIAKIAAKLMFENGKKVGFITADTYRIAAVEQLKTYAEIMNIKTKVWYEVDEYDGIIESLADSDVVLVDTAGRSHKNQEHMDELKAYVAKANPDEIFLLLSATTQPSVFKEVVNTYSFLDNYKVIITKVDEVSTYGNILNIRYFTQKPIAYITTGQNVPDDIEQFNPEQYAKLIIGSKIL